One Streptomyces sp. R28 DNA window includes the following coding sequences:
- a CDS encoding molybdopterin cofactor-binding domain-containing protein produces MGAHRPGRPDTASVPAPATDGIGRRRFLGYVVAASTLTVAAPLGETLLAPTEAAAAAGAVPSAPGPAEIYDLNDMLTHAALPTANLITIRIDTDGTASFALPRAEVGQGITTSSAMLIAEELDLPLERIRVTLADARPELLFNQVTGGSNTTISTYTPIRVAAAVARGRLLRAAALELGEVVDTLTAKAGVITSTVSGKSLSYGELAQKAASVATGQVSVTLKEPADFKVIGTARGRIDALAAVTGRKKFAMDVQVPDALPTMVCRPPTINGTVRSVGNLDEVRAMPGITDAVRISKGVAVRGRTFGQCIDAVRALEVAWAPGTAQDASDDSIRSELRKAELPLAALDLLTKSVDARFTFHFASNSALETNCAIADVREDSAEIWASLKTPIVAQEEIALKLGLPVTAVKVHVTEGGGSFGRKLFHDAAAEAAEISKAMGKPVKLMWHRTDDFRQGRAHPMSTSRVRATYALGQVLTYDQRHTSVATDFGHGVGEIITAEAARLPVGDLTFSETIFTLTQQTPYNFGVVTQLLSETDKGFNTGSMRNIYSPNVRCAQELVVDELAKRMGKDPYPFRRAFLKDERARAVLDKVAEVGEWGRSMPAGTAQGIAIHPEYHAYVAVLAEIDCRPETTGREIPDAYTGPRVTKVVCAVDVGLAVNPRGLQAQMMGGIMDGIAITLSSGLHLAGGHFLEGSWDNYFYTRQWNTPPELEIVVMPPTTETPGGAGELAVAGAMAAVACAYGRATGTMPTTFPLNHGEPLGFEPLPTTPPIPASPTDGLSRAF; encoded by the coding sequence ATGGGAGCACACCGCCCGGGGCGGCCGGACACCGCGTCCGTCCCCGCCCCCGCCACCGACGGCATCGGCCGACGCAGGTTCCTGGGGTACGTGGTGGCGGCCTCGACCTTGACCGTGGCCGCCCCGCTCGGTGAGACGCTCCTCGCGCCGACCGAGGCGGCCGCGGCGGCCGGGGCGGTCCCTTCCGCACCCGGCCCGGCCGAGATCTACGACCTCAACGACATGCTCACCCACGCCGCGCTCCCCACGGCGAACCTGATCACCATCCGCATCGACACGGACGGCACGGCCTCCTTCGCCCTCCCGCGCGCCGAGGTCGGCCAGGGCATCACCACCTCCAGCGCCATGCTCATCGCCGAGGAACTGGACCTGCCCCTGGAGAGGATCCGCGTCACGCTCGCCGACGCACGGCCCGAGCTGCTGTTCAACCAGGTCACCGGCGGTTCCAACACCACCATCTCCACCTACACCCCGATCCGCGTCGCGGCCGCCGTCGCCCGGGGACGCCTCCTGCGGGCCGCCGCGCTGGAACTGGGCGAGGTCGTCGACACCCTGACCGCGAAGGCGGGGGTCATCACCTCGACCGTGAGCGGCAAGAGCCTCTCCTACGGCGAACTCGCCCAGAAGGCCGCCTCGGTGGCCACCGGCCAGGTCTCCGTGACCCTGAAGGAGCCCGCCGACTTCAAGGTCATCGGCACCGCGCGGGGCCGCATCGACGCGCTGGCGGCGGTCACCGGCCGCAAGAAGTTCGCCATGGACGTGCAAGTGCCGGACGCGCTGCCGACCATGGTGTGCCGGCCGCCGACGATCAACGGCACCGTCCGCTCCGTCGGGAACCTGGACGAGGTGCGGGCCATGCCCGGCATCACCGACGCCGTCCGCATCTCCAAAGGCGTCGCCGTGCGCGGCCGCACCTTCGGCCAGTGCATCGACGCGGTACGCGCGCTGGAGGTCGCCTGGGCGCCGGGAACGGCGCAGGACGCCTCCGACGACTCCATCCGCTCCGAACTGCGCAAGGCCGAACTCCCGCTCGCCGCCCTGGACTTGCTGACCAAGTCCGTCGACGCCCGCTTCACCTTCCACTTCGCCAGCAACAGCGCACTGGAGACCAACTGCGCCATCGCCGACGTACGCGAGGACTCGGCCGAGATCTGGGCGAGCCTGAAGACCCCGATCGTCGCCCAGGAGGAGATCGCGCTCAAGCTCGGCCTCCCGGTGACGGCGGTCAAGGTCCATGTGACGGAGGGCGGCGGCTCGTTCGGCCGCAAGCTCTTCCACGACGCCGCCGCCGAAGCCGCCGAGATCTCGAAGGCGATGGGCAAGCCCGTCAAGCTGATGTGGCACCGCACCGACGACTTCCGCCAGGGCCGCGCCCACCCCATGTCCACCTCCCGGGTGCGCGCCACCTACGCGCTCGGCCAGGTGCTCACCTACGACCAGCGCCACACCTCCGTGGCCACCGACTTCGGCCACGGCGTCGGAGAGATCATCACGGCCGAGGCCGCGCGCCTGCCCGTCGGCGACCTCACCTTCTCCGAGACGATCTTCACCCTCACCCAGCAGACCCCGTACAACTTCGGCGTCGTCACCCAGCTCCTCAGCGAGACCGACAAGGGCTTCAACACCGGCTCCATGCGCAACATCTACTCGCCCAACGTGCGGTGCGCGCAGGAGCTGGTGGTGGACGAGCTGGCCAAGCGCATGGGCAAGGACCCCTACCCGTTCCGCCGCGCCTTCCTCAAGGACGAGCGGGCGCGGGCCGTCCTCGACAAGGTCGCCGAGGTGGGGGAGTGGGGCCGCAGCATGCCGGCGGGGACGGCGCAGGGCATCGCGATCCACCCCGAGTACCACGCGTACGTCGCCGTCCTCGCGGAGATCGACTGCCGCCCGGAGACCACCGGACGCGAGATCCCCGACGCGTACACCGGGCCGCGCGTCACCAAGGTCGTCTGCGCCGTGGACGTGGGGCTGGCCGTCAACCCGCGCGGCCTTCAGGCCCAGATGATGGGCGGCATCATGGACGGCATCGCGATCACGCTCAGCTCCGGGCTGCACCTCGCGGGCGGGCACTTCCTGGAAGGCAGCTGGGACAACTACTTCTACACCCGCCAGTGGAACACCCCACCGGAGCTGGAGATCGTGGTCATGCCGCCGACCACCGAAACCCCGGGCGGCGCGGGCGAGTTGGCCGTCGCGGGCGCGATGGCGGCCGTGGCCTGCGCCTACGGACGCGCGACGGGCACGATGCCGACGACGTTCCCCCTCAACCACGGCGAACCGCTCGGCTTCGAGCCGCTGCCCACCACCCCGCCGATCCCCGCGTCCCCCACCGACGGCCTGAGCCGCGCCTTCTAG
- a CDS encoding right-handed parallel beta-helix repeat-containing protein — protein sequence MTATAIPAVHRVAPKGRGTHRSITAALRAAADGDEIRIAPGDYVEVLVVDRAVSLLPEEGPDLAVRLLAADPGRPVLEITAPDVRVDGIALTGQDPALPAVLVAAGGLELDGCEVSGGRVEAGGDASLTLRACRVSGAALAGVHANTTGPTELIDTVVEDIDGTGVVLGSATAAEATGLTIHQVTGSGVRVRGRAGAVLRDCRITAAGRSGLLVEDDATVTALDCHVEETGGEGVRVLGSSPRSGEALERPEGAEGGVVLADCRILGTGADAVAVSGAGDVLLLNCRLRDGSGPGVSADDDSRAALVDCQVDRPHGSCLVARGNARLSAEGTSMHGSRANGLLAGGRSQVSLASSEVTDCGFSAVHACDDSRLSLTGCRIGSTPEHGVRATDRAELTVEGVRISDCGLSGLQIDSAGAARVRGLSVLRGRTGINAESTGTVVLQECDVTKAERAGITCGTGTSAVLRDCRISGTGTAGLVIGERATPSIEDCTVRDATGSGLVLGPSAEPRVKALTVTRTGKNSMFVGEKARGTFEECVFAGAGNDGEAFPAVHMAAGSAPVLRGCVVRDAEEDVAAEKGARPVFDDCVSRNVTHPALPTGRADELASAEGGGTAAATGARETEAPSEDTLEDLLAELDGLAGLDRVKNDVSSLVKLMQTVRRREDMGLAAPPLSRHLVFTGNPGTGKTTIARLYGRILAAVGLLDRGHLVEADRSALVGEYVGHTGPKTTRVFEQARGGVLFIDEAYTLTQYAGTNDFGQEAIATLLKLMEDYRDDVVVIVAGYPREMEVFVRSNPGLASRFNRTLLFEDYGSAELVSIVDHQAAQHQYELTAPAREALTAHFDTLPRERGFGNGRAARQLFQAMTERQAYRVAELSDISESDLMTLTPEDLP from the coding sequence GTGACCGCCACCGCCATCCCTGCCGTGCACCGGGTCGCCCCCAAGGGCCGCGGCACCCACCGCAGCATCACCGCCGCCCTGCGCGCTGCGGCCGACGGCGACGAGATCCGCATCGCCCCCGGCGACTACGTCGAGGTGCTGGTCGTGGACCGCGCGGTCAGCCTGCTGCCGGAGGAAGGGCCGGACCTCGCCGTACGCCTGCTGGCGGCGGACCCCGGCCGACCGGTCCTGGAGATCACCGCCCCCGACGTCCGCGTCGACGGCATCGCGCTGACCGGCCAGGACCCGGCGCTGCCCGCCGTCCTGGTGGCCGCCGGCGGCCTGGAACTGGACGGCTGTGAGGTCTCCGGCGGCAGGGTCGAGGCGGGCGGCGACGCCTCGCTGACCCTGCGCGCCTGCCGGGTCTCCGGTGCCGCCCTGGCCGGGGTGCACGCGAACACCACCGGTCCGACCGAGCTGATCGACACGGTGGTCGAGGACATCGACGGCACGGGCGTCGTCCTCGGCTCCGCCACGGCCGCGGAGGCCACCGGGCTGACGATCCACCAGGTCACGGGCTCCGGAGTCCGCGTACGGGGACGGGCCGGGGCCGTGCTCCGCGACTGCCGTATCACCGCCGCGGGCCGCAGCGGACTGCTGGTGGAGGACGACGCGACGGTGACCGCGCTGGACTGCCATGTGGAGGAGACGGGCGGGGAAGGCGTCCGGGTCCTGGGGAGCTCCCCGCGTTCCGGGGAGGCTCTGGAACGACCGGAGGGCGCAGAGGGCGGAGTGGTGCTCGCCGACTGCCGGATACTGGGCACCGGCGCGGACGCAGTGGCCGTCTCGGGCGCCGGGGACGTGCTCCTGTTGAACTGCCGCCTACGGGACGGCTCCGGCCCCGGGGTGAGCGCCGACGACGACAGCAGGGCCGCACTGGTCGACTGCCAGGTGGACCGGCCGCACGGCTCCTGCCTGGTGGCCCGGGGCAACGCACGGCTGTCCGCGGAGGGCACCTCGATGCACGGCAGCCGGGCCAACGGCCTTCTGGCGGGCGGCCGTTCGCAGGTGAGCCTGGCGTCCAGCGAGGTGACGGACTGCGGCTTCAGCGCCGTACACGCCTGCGACGACTCCCGGCTGTCGCTCACCGGGTGCCGTATCGGCTCCACCCCCGAACACGGCGTCCGGGCCACCGACCGGGCCGAGCTCACCGTCGAGGGCGTCCGCATCAGCGACTGCGGACTGTCGGGCCTGCAGATCGACTCGGCGGGGGCCGCCCGGGTGCGCGGACTGTCCGTGCTGCGCGGCCGCACCGGGATCAACGCCGAGTCCACCGGCACGGTCGTCCTTCAGGAGTGCGACGTCACCAAGGCCGAACGCGCCGGCATCACCTGCGGAACCGGCACCTCGGCCGTACTCCGGGACTGCCGGATCAGCGGCACCGGCACCGCGGGCCTGGTGATCGGGGAGCGCGCGACCCCCAGCATCGAGGACTGCACGGTGCGCGACGCGACCGGCTCCGGACTGGTTCTCGGCCCCTCCGCCGAACCGCGCGTCAAGGCCCTCACCGTGACCCGCACCGGCAAGAACAGCATGTTCGTCGGCGAGAAGGCGCGCGGCACCTTCGAGGAGTGCGTCTTCGCCGGCGCCGGAAACGACGGCGAGGCGTTCCCGGCCGTCCACATGGCGGCCGGCAGCGCCCCGGTGCTGCGGGGCTGTGTGGTGCGGGACGCCGAGGAGGACGTGGCCGCGGAGAAGGGAGCCCGTCCGGTGTTCGACGACTGCGTCTCACGCAACGTGACCCACCCCGCCCTGCCCACCGGTCGCGCCGATGAGCTCGCGTCCGCCGAGGGCGGCGGCACGGCCGCGGCGACCGGGGCGCGGGAGACCGAAGCCCCCTCCGAGGACACCCTGGAGGACCTGCTCGCCGAACTCGACGGACTGGCAGGCCTGGACAGGGTCAAGAACGACGTCTCCTCCCTGGTGAAGCTGATGCAGACCGTGCGCCGCCGCGAGGACATGGGCCTCGCCGCACCCCCGCTCAGCCGCCACCTGGTCTTCACCGGCAACCCGGGTACCGGCAAGACCACCATCGCCCGCCTCTACGGCCGTATCCTCGCCGCCGTCGGCCTCCTCGACCGCGGCCATCTGGTCGAGGCCGACCGCTCCGCCCTGGTCGGCGAGTACGTCGGCCACACCGGCCCGAAGACCACGCGCGTCTTCGAACAGGCCAGGGGCGGCGTCCTCTTCATCGACGAGGCATACACCCTCACCCAGTACGCCGGCACCAACGACTTCGGGCAGGAGGCCATCGCCACCCTGCTGAAGCTGATGGAGGACTACCGCGACGACGTGGTGGTGATCGTCGCCGGATACCCACGGGAGATGGAGGTCTTCGTGCGCTCCAACCCCGGTCTGGCCTCCCGCTTCAACCGCACGCTGCTGTTCGAGGACTACGGCTCCGCCGAACTGGTCAGCATCGTGGACCACCAGGCGGCGCAGCACCAGTACGAGCTCACGGCACCCGCCCGCGAGGCCCTGACCGCCCACTTCGACACGCTGCCCAGGGAGCGCGGATTCGGCAACGGCCGCGCGGCCCGCCAGCTGTTCCAGGCCATGACGGAGCGTCAGGCCTACCGCGTCGCCGAGCTGTCCGACATCTCGGAGTCGGATCTGATGACCCTCACGCCGGAAGACCTCCCGTAG